One Euzebyales bacterium genomic region harbors:
- the proX gene encoding glycine betaine/L-proline ABC transporter substrate-binding protein ProX translates to MTGRWGGLIASTAVLVLLLAACGPAEVGGGDGDGGGPAAGGGEPQEARTVRMARATWDTGFMQAAIYRQLLTELGYEVSDPAEATLDANVFYPALARGQYDLWANGWFPLHDIYLERELFTGEQDRQPVTPVGYEVEAGALQGYLVDAATAEELGITSMSDLTDPEVAATFDDDDDGRADLIGCNEGWGCNGAITEHIEQLDWGANVEQVVGAYPDLIEDVAAKVEAGQPVLFYTWTPNWTVDVVVPGEDVVWLESPAPPGTDATTTVEGLEGCATGAGSCDLGWPANDIRVVANDDFLRANPSARTLLELVEIPLEDIGEQNARMHAARDSYTEADIVQDAADWIDAHRTTVDGWLEQARSS, encoded by the coding sequence ATGACCGGCCGGTGGGGCGGGCTGATCGCGTCGACCGCGGTGCTGGTGCTCCTGCTCGCCGCGTGCGGACCGGCGGAGGTCGGCGGCGGTGACGGCGACGGCGGTGGGCCGGCGGCCGGCGGCGGCGAGCCGCAGGAGGCACGGACCGTCAGGATGGCCCGCGCCACGTGGGACACCGGCTTCATGCAGGCCGCCATCTACCGCCAGCTGCTGACCGAGCTCGGCTACGAGGTCTCGGACCCGGCCGAGGCGACGCTCGACGCCAACGTCTTCTACCCCGCGCTGGCCCGCGGGCAGTACGACCTCTGGGCGAACGGCTGGTTCCCGCTGCACGACATCTACCTCGAGCGTGAGCTGTTCACCGGCGAGCAGGACCGGCAGCCGGTCACGCCCGTCGGGTACGAGGTCGAGGCCGGAGCGCTCCAGGGCTACCTGGTCGACGCCGCGACGGCCGAGGAGCTGGGCATCACCAGCATGAGTGACCTCACCGATCCCGAGGTGGCGGCCACGTTCGACGACGACGACGACGGCCGGGCCGACCTGATCGGCTGCAACGAGGGGTGGGGCTGCAACGGGGCGATCACCGAGCACATCGAGCAGCTCGACTGGGGCGCGAACGTCGAGCAGGTCGTCGGTGCGTACCCGGACCTGATCGAGGACGTGGCCGCGAAGGTCGAGGCCGGGCAGCCGGTGCTGTTCTACACGTGGACGCCGAACTGGACCGTCGACGTGGTCGTGCCCGGCGAGGACGTGGTGTGGCTCGAATCGCCGGCACCGCCCGGCACCGACGCCACGACGACCGTCGAGGGCCTGGAGGGGTGCGCCACTGGCGCGGGGTCGTGTGACCTGGGCTGGCCGGCCAACGACATCCGGGTCGTGGCCAACGACGACTTCCTGCGCGCCAACCCCTCGGCGCGCACGCTGCTCGAGCTGGTCGAGATCCCGCTCGAGGACATCGGCGAGCAGAACGCCCGGATGCATGCCGCACGCGACAGCTACACCGAGGCGGACATCGTGCAGGACGCCGCTGACTGGATCGACGCCCACCGCACGACCGTCGACGGGTGGCTCGAGCAGGCGCGGTCGAGCTGA